One window of Phycisphaeraceae bacterium genomic DNA carries:
- a CDS encoding cation:proton antiporter — protein sequence MCDLFAISVLGAGGGASGADGFDSLPLIRTIAAAFAVAWVLGLVTQRLGLSPIVGYLLAGVIISPHTPGFVGNVEIAQELAEVGVILLMFGVGLHFHLKDLNAVKWIAIPGAFGQSLVATLLGMLIFWSMGWDLRAGAVLGMAMAVASTVVLIRVLTDNGVLTTPAGHAAVGWLIVEDLFTVVFLVILPVMGGSSDSGGLAEATTANVSFWPTLGWALAKLGVFVAIVFVIGARVVPWILVQVARLRSRELFTLTVLVLSVAVAAGAYYLFGASMALGAFLAGMMVAQSPVSHQAAADALPLRDAFAVLFFVSVGMLFDWHILVDQPGMVLAGLGIVLVAKPIAALIIVLVLGHSMRTALTVAVGLAQIGEFSFILSNVAMGHSLMPSEGPNVIVAAAILSITVNPLLFRLVKPAENWLRSMPRLWNALNARAERRVHADNAETVERLAAGSTEEHGRTAVVVGYGHVGRTVDRLLRQAGLRTVIIDMNMDTVGEVNHAGRLAIFGDAQSAEVLTQAGVRDAKYLLVTMAAHSNPAPVVMQARQLNPDMHILVRTRYLNEKNALAVAGVTGAVFEEAEAAIALGELVLKDLGADSATIDKEITGLRAGIVSGAIR from the coding sequence ATGTGCGACCTTTTTGCGATTTCGGTGCTCGGCGCGGGTGGGGGCGCGAGTGGAGCGGACGGCTTTGACAGTCTGCCGCTGATCCGGACCATCGCCGCGGCATTCGCCGTGGCGTGGGTGCTCGGCCTCGTCACGCAACGTCTCGGGCTCTCGCCGATCGTGGGCTATTTGCTCGCCGGCGTCATCATCAGCCCGCATACGCCGGGATTTGTCGGGAATGTCGAAATCGCGCAGGAGCTCGCGGAGGTCGGCGTCATCCTGCTCATGTTCGGTGTCGGCCTGCACTTTCATCTCAAAGATCTGAACGCGGTGAAGTGGATCGCGATCCCAGGCGCATTCGGGCAGAGTCTCGTCGCCACGTTGCTCGGAATGCTCATTTTCTGGTCGATGGGATGGGATTTGCGCGCAGGAGCCGTGCTGGGAATGGCGATGGCGGTCGCGAGTACGGTTGTTTTGATCCGCGTTCTGACGGATAATGGTGTGCTGACGACCCCGGCGGGGCATGCCGCGGTCGGCTGGCTGATCGTGGAAGACCTGTTCACCGTCGTGTTTCTCGTCATCCTTCCCGTGATGGGGGGTTCATCCGATAGCGGCGGGCTGGCGGAAGCGACGACGGCGAATGTGAGTTTCTGGCCGACGCTCGGCTGGGCGCTCGCGAAACTCGGCGTCTTTGTTGCGATCGTGTTTGTGATCGGCGCGAGAGTCGTGCCGTGGATTCTGGTGCAGGTTGCGAGATTGCGCTCGCGCGAACTGTTCACGCTGACAGTTCTCGTGCTTTCGGTTGCGGTTGCCGCGGGGGCGTATTACCTGTTTGGCGCTTCGATGGCGCTCGGCGCATTCCTGGCCGGCATGATGGTGGCGCAGTCTCCTGTGAGCCATCAGGCGGCGGCCGATGCGCTCCCGCTCCGCGACGCCTTTGCAGTGCTCTTCTTCGTGTCGGTCGGGATGCTCTTTGATTGGCACATTCTGGTCGATCAACCCGGGATGGTGCTCGCGGGGCTCGGGATCGTGCTCGTCGCGAAGCCGATCGCGGCGCTGATCATCGTGCTGGTGCTCGGCCACTCGATGCGGACGGCGTTGACCGTGGCGGTGGGTCTCGCGCAGATCGGCGAGTTCTCGTTCATTCTTTCGAACGTCGCGATGGGACATTCGCTCATGCCGAGCGAAGGGCCGAATGTGATCGTTGCCGCGGCGATCCTCTCAATCACGGTGAATCCGCTTCTGTTCCGTCTTGTGAAACCGGCGGAAAACTGGCTGCGCTCGATGCCGCGCTTGTGGAACGCGCTCAACGCAAGAGCGGAGCGCCGGGTGCACGCCGACAACGCCGAAACTGTGGAACGACTTGCGGCCGGCTCGACCGAGGAGCACGGGCGAACCGCGGTGGTAGTTGGGTATGGACATGTCGGAAGGACGGTCGATCGGCTGTTGCGCCAGGCGGGGCTGCGAACCGTCATCATCGATATGAACATGGACACTGTGGGGGAAGTGAATCATGCGGGGCGGCTGGCGATCTTCGGCGATGCGCAGAGCGCGGAAGTGTTGACGCAGGCGGGTGTGCGAGACGCCAAGTACCTGCTCGTGACGATGGCGGCGCATTCAAACCCGGCGCCGGTCGTCATGCAGGCGCGACAGTTAAATCCCGACATGCACATCCTGGTTCGAACCCGCTATCTGAACGAGAAAAATGCGCTCGCGGTCGCTGGCGTGACGGGGGCGGTGTTTGAGGAAGCAGAGGCCGCGATCGCGCTGGGCGAATTGGTTTTGAAGGACTTGGGCGCCGATAGCGCCACCATCGACAAAGAGATCACCGGTTTGCGCGCGGGAATCGTTTCGGGCGCGATTCGGTAG
- a CDS encoding NCS1 family nucleobase:cation symporter-1, producing the protein MNESGFAALSNPDLAPTTPAQRTWSTWHIAALWIGMAVCITTYTIAAGMIGQGMAWWQAVITVALGNLIVLIPMILNGHPGAKYGIPFPVLMRASFGTTGANIPAIARALVACGWFGIQTWIGGDAIYQILASLGAIDLVAEKTRIMAIGLTPWQAACFLAFWFINLHFVWHGMNSIKWLESWAAPFLIAAGLALMGWALWRASEVGSVSDVFAQGSKFQSNRAFWLVFFPNLTAMVGYWATLSLNIPDFTRFARDQKSQVWGQAIGLPTTMTLFCFIGIVVTSATTIIFKQTIWDPVTLVSKLGSIPVIVISLIAITIATLSTNIAANVVSPANDFSNLNPRVISFRIGGIITAVIGVLIMPWYLYTNLSAYIFTWLIGYSALLGPIAGIMLCDYYIIRRKQLNVDALYDPRGEYSYSGGINWRAVIAMGLAVLPNIPGFLNAAANRTHAQAAANPNVHPMFPQFFDEIYGYAWFIGLALAMAIYYFLMRGRVKRGSHIALGTATLR; encoded by the coding sequence ATGAACGAATCAGGTTTCGCTGCACTTTCAAATCCCGATCTCGCCCCGACGACTCCGGCGCAGCGAACCTGGAGCACGTGGCACATCGCGGCTCTCTGGATCGGCATGGCGGTGTGCATCACCACGTACACGATCGCCGCCGGGATGATCGGGCAAGGGATGGCGTGGTGGCAGGCGGTGATCACGGTCGCGCTCGGCAACCTGATCGTGCTTATTCCGATGATTCTCAACGGCCATCCGGGCGCGAAGTACGGCATCCCATTTCCGGTCCTGATGCGGGCCAGCTTCGGCACGACCGGGGCGAATATCCCGGCGATTGCGCGGGCATTGGTCGCCTGCGGCTGGTTCGGGATTCAGACTTGGATCGGCGGCGACGCGATTTACCAGATACTCGCTTCACTCGGTGCGATCGATCTGGTTGCGGAAAAAACGCGGATCATGGCGATCGGCCTCACGCCTTGGCAGGCCGCGTGCTTTCTCGCGTTCTGGTTCATCAATCTCCACTTCGTCTGGCACGGAATGAATTCGATCAAGTGGCTCGAATCGTGGGCCGCGCCGTTTCTGATCGCGGCGGGGCTCGCGCTCATGGGCTGGGCGCTCTGGCGGGCCTCGGAAGTCGGAAGTGTCTCCGATGTGTTCGCGCAGGGTTCGAAGTTTCAGAGCAACCGCGCATTCTGGCTGGTTTTCTTCCCGAACTTGACGGCGATGGTTGGATACTGGGCGACGCTTTCTCTGAATATCCCCGACTTCACGCGATTTGCTCGCGACCAGAAATCACAGGTGTGGGGGCAGGCGATCGGACTGCCGACGACGATGACGCTCTTTTGTTTCATTGGAATCGTCGTGACCAGCGCCACGACGATCATCTTCAAGCAGACGATCTGGGATCCGGTAACGCTCGTTTCCAAGCTCGGCTCAATTCCTGTGATCGTGATTTCGCTGATCGCGATCACGATCGCGACGCTCTCGACCAACATTGCGGCGAATGTCGTCAGCCCCGCCAATGATTTTTCGAATCTCAACCCACGTGTGATTTCGTTCCGAATCGGCGGGATCATCACGGCGGTCATCGGCGTGCTCATCATGCCGTGGTATCTCTACACTAATCTCTCGGCGTACATCTTCACCTGGCTTATCGGATACTCCGCGCTGCTGGGGCCTATCGCCGGAATCATGCTCTGCGACTATTACATCATCCGCAGGAAGCAGCTGAACGTGGATGCGCTCTACGACCCTCGCGGCGAGTACTCCTACTCCGGCGGAATCAACTGGCGGGCGGTGATCGCGATGGGCCTCGCGGTCTTGCCGAACATTCCCGGATTCCTCAATGCCGCGGCAAACCGGACGCACGCGCAGGCCGCGGCGAATCCGAACGTGCATCCGATGTTCCCTCAGTTTTTTGATGAGATTTACGGGTACGCATGGTTCATCGGGCTCGCGCTCGCGATGGCAATTTACTACTTCCTGATGCGGGGGAGGGTGAAACGCGGCTCGCACATCGCGCTCGGTACCGCAACTTTGCGATAA
- a CDS encoding aminotransferase class III-fold pyridoxal phosphate-dependent enzyme, translated as MTTATASPSKAPTLPPCDFKPAPYTGPSKEEVLALRKEFCTPALVTYYKNPVMMVQGHMQYLFDETGRRYLDVFGGIVTVSIGHCHPKVMAAVNAQNALLQHTTTIYLHPTIGQYAKKLASTFPKESGLSVVYFVNSGSDANDLAMLMARAHTGNYDFIALRNGYHGGSAAPMGLTAHSTWKFNTPQGFGVHHAILPDRFRGQYGYDDPKAGEKYAIDVQDVIRYTTSGKVAGFIAEPMQGVGGVVEMPPGYLGAAYKAVRDAGGLCVADEVQTGFGRTGENFWGFQTVGGRGVYPDIVTMAKGIGNGCPLAAVVTTPAIAKSLTSRIHFNTFGGNPVSMAQGFATLNVLLEENYQEQAKDKGAKLFAGLRELQKKHPMIGDIRGKGLMCGVELVTDRATKTPASAQCAAVFERCKDLGLIIGKGGFFGNVLRIKPPMCLTDADIQFMLDVLDVAIGEVEKA; from the coding sequence ATGACAACCGCCACCGCATCGCCGTCCAAGGCCCCGACCCTTCCGCCTTGTGATTTCAAGCCCGCGCCCTACACGGGCCCCAGCAAAGAAGAAGTGCTGGCCCTTCGCAAGGAGTTCTGCACGCCCGCGCTCGTCACCTATTACAAAAATCCGGTGATGATGGTGCAGGGGCACATGCAGTACCTGTTCGATGAGACCGGCCGGCGCTATCTCGATGTCTTCGGCGGCATCGTGACCGTGAGCATCGGCCACTGTCATCCGAAAGTGATGGCGGCGGTGAATGCGCAGAACGCTCTGCTCCAGCACACGACCACGATCTATCTGCACCCGACAATCGGTCAATACGCAAAGAAGCTCGCGTCCACCTTTCCGAAAGAATCGGGGCTGAGCGTCGTTTACTTCGTGAACTCGGGCAGTGACGCGAACGACCTCGCCATGCTGATGGCGCGGGCGCATACCGGGAACTACGACTTCATTGCTCTTCGGAACGGCTATCACGGCGGTTCGGCAGCCCCGATGGGTCTGACGGCGCACAGCACCTGGAAATTCAACACGCCTCAGGGCTTCGGCGTGCATCACGCGATCCTGCCCGATCGCTTCCGGGGCCAATACGGATACGACGATCCGAAGGCGGGCGAGAAATACGCAATCGATGTTCAGGACGTGATCCGCTACACGACCAGCGGGAAGGTCGCCGGATTCATCGCCGAGCCGATGCAGGGCGTCGGCGGCGTTGTCGAGATGCCTCCGGGCTATCTCGGTGCGGCCTACAAGGCCGTGCGCGACGCCGGCGGCCTCTGCGTAGCCGACGAAGTGCAAACAGGCTTCGGTCGCACCGGAGAGAACTTCTGGGGCTTCCAGACGGTCGGCGGCCGCGGCGTCTACCCGGATATCGTGACCATGGCCAAGGGCATCGGAAACGGATGCCCGCTCGCCGCGGTCGTCACAACGCCCGCGATCGCCAAGAGCCTGACCAGCCGCATTCACTTCAACACCTTCGGTGGCAATCCCGTCTCGATGGCGCAGGGCTTTGCGACGCTCAATGTTCTGCTCGAAGAGAACTATCAAGAGCAGGCGAAGGACAAGGGCGCGAAGCTGTTCGCCGGGCTGCGCGAACTTCAGAAGAAGCATCCGATGATCGGCGACATCCGCGGCAAGGGCCTGATGTGCGGCGTCGAACTGGTCACCGACCGCGCGACCAAGACTCCGGCAAGCGCTCAGTGTGCCGCGGTCTTCGAGCGCTGCAAAGACCTCGGGCTCATCATCGGCAAGGGCGGCTTCTTCGGAAACGTGCTGCGCATCAAACCCCCGATGTGCCTGACCGATGCCGACATCCAGTTCATGCTCGATGTACTCGATGTCGCGATCGGCGAAGTCGAGAAGGCTTGA